The following proteins are encoded in a genomic region of Coffea eugenioides isolate CCC68of chromosome 6, Ceug_1.0, whole genome shotgun sequence:
- the LOC113775981 gene encoding aldose reductase isoform X1: MAQVTFTTHGERMQSFKLLSGHAIPAVGLGTWKSTSPQAQHPVYSAIVEAGYRHVDTAAEYGVQEEVGLAINRAIHAGVDRKSLFVTSKLWCADLSPERVRPALEKSLRELRLDYLDLYLIHWPFHLKEGASKPPKQGDVMKFSMEGVWREMEKLVKDNLVRDIGVCNFTLKKLSKLLGLAQIMPSVCQMEMHPGWRNDKMLEACKKNGIHVTAYSPLGSQDHGRDLIHDPIVEKAARKLNKSPGQVLVRWAIQRGTSTIPKSTHLDSIKENIRVFEWEIPEEDFRALCRVPDQKRVLDGENLFVNKTDGPYKSVADVWDHED; encoded by the exons ATGGCTCAGGTCACATTCACCACACATGGAGAGAGGATGCAATCCTTTAAGCTTTTGAGCGGCCACGCCATACCTGCCGTGGGTTTAGGAACCTGGAAATCTACCTCCCCCCAAGCTCAGCACCCTGTTTACTCCGCCATTGTTGAG GCTGGTTATAGGCACGTGGACACTGCAGCAGAGTACGGAGTTCAAGAGGAG GTTGGGCTGGCAATCAACAGAGCTATACATGCAGGAGTTGACAGGAAATCTTTGTTTGTGACTTCTAAGTTATG GTGCGCTGATTTGTCCCCCGAAAGAGTCCGTCCTGCACTGGAGAAGTCACTCCGCGAGTTGCGTCTTGACTACCTTGATCTTTACCTG ATCCATTGGCCATTTCATCTGAAAGAGGGTGCAAGTAAGCCTCCTAAACAGGGGGATGTCATGAAATTTAGCATGGAAGGGGTTTGGAGGGAAATGGAGAAGCTTGTGAAGGATAATCTTGTGAGAGACATTGGAGTTTGTAATTTCACGCTCAAAAAGCTCAGCAAGCTACTAGGTCTTGCTCAAATCATGCCGTCTGTATGTCAG ATGGAGATGCACCCTGGATGGAGGAATGATAAAATGCTAGAGGCTTGCAAGAAGAACGGCATCCATGTCACT GCATACTCACCCCTGGGTTCACAAGACCACGGCCGAGATCTTATCCATGATCCTATAGTGGAGAAGGCGGCACGGAAGCTAAATAAGAGTCCCGGGCAGGTGCTCGTGAGGTGGGCAATCCAGAGAGGGACTAGTACCATCCCCAAATCAACCCACCTTGACAGCATTAAAGAGAACATAAGGGTATTTGAATGGGAAATCCCTGAGGAGGACTTCCGAGCTCTTTGCCGTGTTCCAGATCAG AAGCGAGTTTTGGATGGCGAAAATCTGTTCGTGAACAAGACTGATGGACCATATAAGAGCGTGGCAGACGTCTGGGACCATGAAGACTAG
- the LOC113773080 gene encoding probable WRKY transcription factor 33, with amino-acid sequence MASSGGSLNTSLNSYSSYSFPNQFMAPSFSDLINGNNTSTSGNDQGMMNNRSNQDKPPFSWELHDQMINKQAGTTPAEIPKFKSFPPTSLPLSPPPVSPSSFLAFPPSLSPSVLLDSPVLFSNSSTLPSPTTGTFSSLVRKDEDTKFVSDFSFQSQTRRPLSSSSLFHASAGKSSSQEASIKQQAGGWNFDNKPSQFIESSAVKHGIISELAPTTQRLGAEVPATQGSMQSDPAPDSSHVHYSQPSQYVREQRKSDDGYNWRKYGQKQVKGSENPRSYYKCTFPNCPTKKKVERNLEGHITEIVYKGNHNHPKPQSTRRSSSQSIQNPSYTHSEISHHSNTLGENAQTDSLPNAENSSASFGEDEFDQTSAISNSRDDDENEPDAKRWKGENDSEAISVSGSKTVREPRIVVQTTSDIDILDDGYRWRKYGQKVVKGNPNPRSYYKCTYSGCPVRKHVERASHDLRAVITTYEGKHNHDVPAARGSGSYAVNRPSAINNNNDLPAAIKPLATNSNSVYGTNFANSLQNPIPRPQSQAPFTLQMLPSQGRFGISGNSASANQVQQTGNAFHMAKQEPKDDLFFNSFLN; translated from the exons ATGGCTTCTTCAGGCGGCAGCTTAAATACTTCTCTTAATTCATATTCCAGCTATTCTTTTCCAAACCAATTCATGGCGCCTTCTTTTAGCGATCTTATTAATGGTAATAATACTAGCACCAGTGGTAACGACCAGGGCATGATGAACAACAGGTCTAACCAAGACAAGCCTCCTTTCAGTTGGGAGCTTCATGACCAAATGATCAACAAGCAAGCTGGCACCACCCCAGCTGAAATCCCAAAGTTCAAGTCATTCCCACCTACTTCTCTCCCACTCTCCCCACCTCCAGTTTCCCCTTCATCATTTCTTGCTTTTCCTCCGAGTTTAAGCCCTTCGGTTCTCTTGGACTCCCCGGTTCTCTTTTCCAATTCCAGC ACTCTTCCCTCTCCAACAACTGGGACTTTTTCCAGTTTGGTCCGGAAGGATGAGGACACCAAATTCGTTTCTGATTTCTCTTTCCAATCCCAGACGAGGCGTCCACTTTCTTCGTCATCCTTGTTTCATGCTTCTGCGGGCAAATCCTCATCG CAAGAAGCATCGATAAAGCAGCAAGCTGGTGGATGGAACTTTGATAACAAGCCCAGCCAATTCATAGAATCCTCCGCAGTAAAACATGGCATTATATCGGAATTAGCTCCAACCACCCAAAGGCTCGGGGCAGAGGTTCCAGCAACTCAGGGAAGCATGCAAAGCGATCCTGCTCCAGACTCCAGTCATGTTCACTATAGTCAACCATCTCAATATGTAAGAGAGCAAAGGAAATCAGATGATGGATACAACTGGAGAAAGTACGGACAGAAGCAAGTTAAAGGAAGTGAGAATCCCCGTAGTTATTACAAGTGCACGTTTCCAAACTGTCCAACCAAGAAAAAAGTGGAGAGAAATTTGGAGGGGCACATCACAGAGATAGTGTACAAGGGAAATCACAATCATCCCAAGCCGCAGTCCACAAGAAGGTCGTCGTCACAATCCATTCAAAATCCTTCATACACTCACTCTGAGATTTCTCATCATTCCAACACACTGGGAGAAAACGCTCAAACTGATTCTTTGCCGAACGCGGAGAATTCTTCTGCTTCTTTTGGGGAGGATGAATTTGATCAAACCTCTGCAATCAGCAACTCCAGAGACGATGATGAAAACGAACCAGATGCCAAGCGATG GAAGGGTGAAAATGACAGCGAGGCGATATCAGTTTCTGGGAGTAAAACCGTGAGAGAGCCCAGAATTGTTGTGCAGACTACGAGTGACATTGATATTCTGGATGATGGATATCGATGGAGAAAATATGGCCAGAAGGTTGTTAAGGGCAACCCAAATCCTCG AAGCTACTACAAGTGCACTTATTCAGGTTGTCCGGTTAGGAAGCATGTGGAACGAGCATCCCACGATCTCAGGGCGGTTATCACCACTTATGAAGGAAAACACAACCATGATGTTCCTGCTGCCCGCGGTAGCGGAAGTTATGCTGTGAATAGACCTTCAGCTATCAATAACAACAATGATTTGCCAGCCGCCATCAAGCCATTAGCTACAAACAGTAACTCAGTTTACGGGACAAATTTCGCAAACTCCCTCCAAAATCCAATTCCCAGGCCACAAAGTCAAGCACCATTCACTCTGCAGATGTTACCCAGTCAAGGCAGGTTTGGGATTTCCGGCAACTCAGCAAGTGCCAACCAAGTGCAGCAGACTGGCAATGCCTTCCACATGGCAAAACAAGAACCTAAAGATGACTTGTTCTTTAACTCTTTCCTCAATTGA
- the LOC113775471 gene encoding patellin-6: MMETSSQLSVQQAPHHHHQDHPTVPPGDSPMPPPSQALKKSFVTSLMEAAALRTPSFKEDTYFVSSLRPSEKKALQELKDKLMAYPGPAEHSMWGIPLLGGDERADVILLKFLRARDFRVADSVHMLLKCLYWRKDFEADKILDEDLGFKELEGVVAYMHGHDREGHPVCYNAYGVFKDKDMYERIFGDEEKLKKFLRWRVQVLERGIELLHFKPGGVNSIIQVTDLKDMPKRELRVASNHIMSLFQDNYPEMVARKIFINVPWYFSVLYSMFSPFLTQRTKSKFVISKEGNVAETLYKFVRPENVPVQYGGLSRPDDVDGGPPKPASEFTVKGGEKVNIQIEGIEAGATISWDLVVGGWEVEYSAEFVPSGEGSYSIAVEKTRRIISNGNAAAAAAANQEAIRNSYTSKEAGQLVLLVDNTASRKRKVAAYRYIVRKSAPA, translated from the exons GTACCTCCCGGTGATTCCCCAATGCCACCACCCTCGCAAGCTTTAAAGAAAAGCTTCGTTACTTCATTAATGGAAGCTGCCGCGTTGCGCACTCCATCCTTTAAAGAGGACACCTACTTTGTCTCCTCCCTCAGGCCATCCGAGAAGAAGGCCCTCCAGGAGCTCAAGGACAAGCTCATGGCCTATCCCGGACCGGCCGAGCACTCCATGTGGGGAATTCCCTTGTTGGGCGGTGACGAGAGAGCTGACGTCATCCTCTTGAAATTCTTGCGGGCCAGGGACTTCAGGGTGGCCGACTCCGTGCACATGCTGCTCAAGTGCCTGTACTGGAGGAAAGACTTCGAGGCCGACAAGATATTAGACGAAGATTTGGGGTTTAAAGAGCTGGAGGGGGTTGTGGCTTACATGCACGGCCATGATCGGGAGGGGCACCCGGTTTGCTACAATGCTTATGGGGTGTTCAAGGACAAGGACATGTACGAGAGGATCTTTGGAGATGAGGAAAAGCTCAAGAAGTTCCTGAGGTGGAGAGTTCAAGTTCTTGAAAGAGGCATTGAGCTTCTACATTTCAAGCCTGGTGGGGttaattccatcattcaagtcacTGATCTCAAGGACATGCCCAAGAGGGAGCTTAGGGTGGCCTCTAATCACATTATGTCCCTATTCCAAGATAATTATCCTGAGATGGTTGCCCGTAAG ATTTTCATCAACGTGCCATGGTACTTTAGTGTGTTGTATTCCATGTTTAGTCCGTTTCTGACTCAACGAACGAAGAGCAAGTTTGTGATCTCCAAGGAAGGAAATGTTGCCGAGACGCTTTACAA ATTCGTAAGGCCCGAGAATGTGCCGGTCCAGTACGGCGGACTTAGCCGACCGGATGACGTGGATGGCGGTCCACCGAAACCGGCATCCGAGTTCACTGTGAAAGGGGGAGAGAAAGTCAATATCCAAATTGAGGGAATCGAG GCAGGGGCAACAATATCATGGGATCTGGTGGTAGGAGGGTGGGAAGTGGAATACAGCGCGGAGTTTGTACCCAGCGGGGAGGGCAGCTATTCAATTGCTGTGGAGAAGACTAGAAGGATTATTAGCAATGGCAATGCTGCTGCTGCCGCCGCCGCCAACCAAGAGGCGATTCGCAACTCCTACACGTCAAAAGAAGCCGGACAATTGGTGCTTTTGGTGGACAACACTGCCTCCCGGAAGAGGAAGGTTGCGGCTTATCGATATATAGTTCGCAAATCGGCTCCGGCGTAA
- the LOC113776129 gene encoding CASP-like protein 4B1: MPDTTDGQEKPTIPTPAIETSGTGDVENPAPAAVGAGVSNIIGRWRREDLRRKLSLGLRGVGLVCSLLSFIIMASNQHGDGKSFDEYEEYRYVLAIAILSSLYTGLQVFRQVHELSTGREAFSSRRQNVAIYDFFGDQVVAYLLISAASSAVPLTDRLRESADNIFTDSSASAISMEFLAFFALALSALISGYKLANQTYI, from the exons ATGCCGGATACCACCGACGGCCAGGAGAAACCCACGATCCCCACCCCCGCGATAGAAACTTCCGGGACGGGAGATGTGGAGAACCCCGCCCCTGCGGCGGTTGGCGCCGGGGTATCGAATATCATTGGACGGTGGAGGAGGGAGGATTTACGCAGGAAATTGTCCTTGGGACTGCGTGGTGTTGGGTTGGTTTGCTCATTGCTTTCTTTCATTATCATGGCTAGCAATCAGCATGGTGATGGCAAAAGTTTTGATGAATACGAAGAGTACAG GTATGTGTTGGCAATCGCAATTCTGTCATCCTTGTATACAGGATTACAGGTGTTTAGGCAGGTTCATGAACTGTCGACTGGAAGAGAAGCCTTCTCTTCGCGGCGCCAAAACGTGGCGATATACGATTTCTTTGGCGATCAG GTTGTCGCATACCTGCTCATATCAGCGGCATCATCTGCAGTACCTCTGACGGACCGTTTGAGAGAAAGTGCAGATAACATATTCACGGACTCTTCTGCTTCTGCAATCAGCATGGAGTTCTTGGCTTTCTTCGCTCTGGCCCTTTCTGCTCTCATCTCTGGATATAAACTTGCTAACCAAACCTACATCTGA
- the LOC113775981 gene encoding aldose reductase isoform X2: MAQVTFTTHGERMQSFKLLSGHAIPAVGLGTWKSTSPQAQHPVYSAIVEAGYRHVDTAAEYGVQEEVGLAINRAIHAGVDRKSLFVTSKLWCADLSPERVRPALEKSLRELRLDYLDLYLIHWPFHLKEGASKPPKQGDVMKFSMEGVWREMEKLVKDNLVRDIGVCNFTLKKLSKLLGLAQIMPSVCQMEMHPGWRNDKMLEACKKNGIHVTAYSPLGSQDHGRDLIHDPIVEKAARKLNKSPGQVLVRWAIQRGTSTIPKSTHLDSIKENIRVFEWEIPEEDFRALCRVPDQQYLCTWKVSAQKSATKTN, encoded by the exons ATGGCTCAGGTCACATTCACCACACATGGAGAGAGGATGCAATCCTTTAAGCTTTTGAGCGGCCACGCCATACCTGCCGTGGGTTTAGGAACCTGGAAATCTACCTCCCCCCAAGCTCAGCACCCTGTTTACTCCGCCATTGTTGAG GCTGGTTATAGGCACGTGGACACTGCAGCAGAGTACGGAGTTCAAGAGGAG GTTGGGCTGGCAATCAACAGAGCTATACATGCAGGAGTTGACAGGAAATCTTTGTTTGTGACTTCTAAGTTATG GTGCGCTGATTTGTCCCCCGAAAGAGTCCGTCCTGCACTGGAGAAGTCACTCCGCGAGTTGCGTCTTGACTACCTTGATCTTTACCTG ATCCATTGGCCATTTCATCTGAAAGAGGGTGCAAGTAAGCCTCCTAAACAGGGGGATGTCATGAAATTTAGCATGGAAGGGGTTTGGAGGGAAATGGAGAAGCTTGTGAAGGATAATCTTGTGAGAGACATTGGAGTTTGTAATTTCACGCTCAAAAAGCTCAGCAAGCTACTAGGTCTTGCTCAAATCATGCCGTCTGTATGTCAG ATGGAGATGCACCCTGGATGGAGGAATGATAAAATGCTAGAGGCTTGCAAGAAGAACGGCATCCATGTCACT GCATACTCACCCCTGGGTTCACAAGACCACGGCCGAGATCTTATCCATGATCCTATAGTGGAGAAGGCGGCACGGAAGCTAAATAAGAGTCCCGGGCAGGTGCTCGTGAGGTGGGCAATCCAGAGAGGGACTAGTACCATCCCCAAATCAACCCACCTTGACAGCATTAAAGAGAACATAAGGGTATTTGAATGGGAAATCCCTGAGGAGGACTTCCGAGCTCTTTGCCGTGTTCCAGATCAG CAATACCTTTGTACTTGGAAAGTTTCAGCACAAAAATCGGCTACCAAGACAAATTAA
- the LOC113776524 gene encoding probable protein phosphatase 2C 65, whose translation MGACCSCQRIERFDGFYAADEVVEKTIEDEDLYVRRGDHGARVRLQGSSKYISTFIQQGKKGTNQDAMTVWESFTGERDMIFCGVFDGHGPSGHVVARYVRDLLPSKLSSSSSSASKGFNISAASSGGDENAGNFGDGSSHDCDKSENQFYSSWKARILKSFKEMDEELEGDAGIESYCSGTTAVTVIKQREHLIIANLGDSRAVMCTRDDQDLLVAEQLTVDLKPNLPSEAERIRSCQGRVMAMEGEPNVYRIWMPDEDCPGLAMARAFGDFCLKDFGLISTPEVFYRKLTERDEFVVLATDGIWDVLSNNEVVRIVASARKRSTAAKLLVDRAIRAWRYKYPCAKMDDCAVVCLFLKRQRPLLTKSLSEVTELSLNYTELGPVSHNYVSSSRSDDGLDTVLNCQVKEKPTHDVQGAKGEQSADSSGSSSSRETLIRNRRHPTGNLEKVQ comes from the exons ATGGGTGCATGTTGTTCGTGCCAACGAATTGAAAGGTTTGACGGTTTCTATGCTGCGGACGAGGTTGTAGAGAAAACGATCGAAGACGAGGATCTTTATGTAAGAAGAGGCGATCATGGCGCTCGTGTGAGGCTTCAAGGATCGTCCAAGTACATTTCTACGTTTATTCAACAAGGCAAAAAGGGAACCAACCAAGATGCCATGACAGTATGGGAG AGCTTCACAGGAGAGAGGGACATGATCTTTTGTGGTGTCTTTGACGGACATGGTCCATCCGGCCACGTTGTGGCACGTTATGTGCGTGATCTCTTGCCCTCCAAACTTTCATCGTCATCATCATCAGCATCTAAGGGTTTTAATATCAGTGCTGCAAGCAGTGGTGGTGATGAAAATGCTGGCAATTTTGGTGATGGTAGCAGTCATGATTGTGACAAGTCTGAGAATCAATTCTATTCTTCATGGAAAGCTCGCATATTGAAGTCCTTCAAGGAAATGGATGAAGAACTTGAAGGTGACGCCGGTATTGAGAGCTACTGCAGTGGTACAACTGCAGTGACAGTGATTAAACAG AGAGAGCACCTGATTATTGCCAACTTGGGAGATTCTCGAGCTGTTATGTGTACCAGAGATGACCAGGATCTGCTCGTTGCCGAGCAACTGACGGTTGATTTGAAACCAAACCTACCAA GTGAAGCTGAACGGATTAGAAGTTGCCAAGGCAGAGTTATGGCGATGGAAGGAGAACCGAATGTGTACAGGATATGGATGCCTGATGAAGATTGCCCAGGTCTTGCCATGGCAAGAGCATTTGGAGACTTCTGCTTAAAAGATTTCGGCCTCATTTCAACCCCTGAAGTATTTTACAGAAAGCTCACAGAGAGAGATGAATTTGTGGTCTTAGCAACTGACGGG atatGGGATGTTTTATCAAACAACGAGGTGGTAAGAATAGTTGCATCTGCAAGGAAGCGATCCACGGCAGCCAAACTTCTGGTAGATCGTGCCATTCGAGCATGGAGATATAAATATCCATGCGCCAAGATGGATGACTGCGCAGTCGTATGCCTGTTCCTAAAACGCCAGCGACCATTGCTGACCAAGTCCCTGTCAGAAGTGACTGAACTCAGCTTAAACTATACAGAGCTCGGTCCTGTATCCCATAATTATGTATCAAGCTCGCGAAGTGACGATGGCCTGGATACCGTTTTGAACTGTCAAGTTAAAGAAAAGCCAACCCACGATGTTCAGGGAGCTAAAGGCGAGCAATCGGCGGATTCTTCAGGGAGCTCATCTAGTCGGGAAACCCTCATTAGAAATCGAAGACATCCAACAGGGAACCTAGAAAAAGTTCAATAA
- the LOC113776212 gene encoding uncharacterized protein LOC113776212, with product MEPSTAKPSFLRNILLRLFLFCVFILGVRFAYVVTIRGESCDLGDFCFFSLPDHLNSFISGAGQFAAKSSSAVISVAKSAPAKPHKLPDLWATRGFQKAAQFYSSVFQDLISEGFLTPNSKALCVETPTGADVFALKEIGVVDSIGIFKKASKPLVISGQAIKQPFGNDKFDFIFSGAGMIEKSPKPADFAAEICRTLKPQGFFVVHTGSRDTYSHNSFLDLFNCCKLVKFRDIDGFDSKLPFVREIVMRKYSSENGEQILGLGVQDPGGNSANKCFVPDYKQQLIRKAEPLIAEEPKKPWITLKKNIQNIKYLPSMVDISFKHRYVYVDVGARSYGSSIVSWFKKQYPKQNKTFEIYAIEADRHFHEDYKYRKGVKLLPFAAWVKNETLFFEINEDPIDKDVVKGRGMGRIQPVQSSTGVSDGNVDEIQGFDFAAWLKDTVSERDFVVMKMDVEGTEFNLIPRLIETGAICLIDEVFLECHYNRWQKCCPGERSSKYEKTYGQCLELYTSLRESGVLVHQWW from the coding sequence ATGGAGCCCAGCACAGCTAAGCCCAGCTTCTTGAGAAATATTCTACTGCGCCTCTTCTTGTTCTGCGTCTTTATACTTGGCGTCCGCTTTGCTTACGTCGTCACTATTCGAGGCGAGTCATGTGACCTTGGCGACTTTTGCTTCTTCTCTCTGCCCGATCATTTGAACAGCTTCATCTCCGGCGCCGGCCAGTTTGCCGCCAAGTCCTCCTCCGCTGTCATCTCCGTTGCAAAATCGGCTCCTGCCAAACCCCATAAGCTACCCGATCTCTGGGCCACCAGGGGTTTCCAAAAGGCCGCCCAATTCTACTCCTCCGTGTTTCAAGATCTCATTTCCGAGGGATTCCTGACCCCTAATTCCAAGGCCCTCTGCGTCGAGACGCCCACCGGTGCCGATGTTTTCGCTTTAAAAGAGATCGGCGTTGTCGACTCGATTGGGATTTTCAAGAAGGCTTCCAAGCCCTTGGTGATTTCCGGTCAGGCGATCAAGCAACCGTTTGGGAATGACAAGTTTGATTTTATATTCTCCGGCGCCGGAATGATTGAAAAGTCGCCGAAGCCTGCCGATTTTGCGGCGGAGATTTGCAGGACACTGAAGCCCCAGGGGTTTTTCGTGGTTCACACAGGTTCAAGAGATACTTATAGTCACAATTCATTCCTTGATTTATTTAATTGCTGTAAATTGGTAAAGTTTAGGGACATTGATGGGTTTGATTCCAAGTTGCCCTTCGTTCGTGAAATTGTTATGCGGAAGTATTCAAGTGAAAACGGGGAACAAATTCTTGGCCTTGGGGTTCAGGACCCCGGTGGCAATTCAGCTAATAAATGCTTTGTGCCGGATTACAAGCAACAACTGATCCGGAAAGCAGAGCCTTTGATTGCAGAAGAACCAAAGAAACCTTGGATTACATTGAAGAAGAACATACAGAACATTAAGTACTTGCCGTCAATGGTCGATATTAGCTTTAAGCACAGATACGTGTACGTGGATGTTGGCGCTAGGAGCTATGGTTCGAGTATCGTCAGCTGGTTTAAAAAGCAATATCCAAAGCAGAATAAAACCTTTGAGATTTACGCCATTGAGGCTGATAGGCATTTTCACGAGGACTACAAGTACAGAAAGGGGGTCAAGTTGTTGCCCTTTGCTGCTTGGGTGAAGAATGAGACGCTGTTTTTCGAGATTAATGAAGACCCCATTGATAAAGACGTAGTGAAAGGGAGAGGGATGGGTCGAATTCAACCTGTTCAGTCGTCAACTGGTGTGTCTGATGGTAACGTGGATGAGATTCAGGGATTTGATTTTGCTGCATGGTTGAAGGATACCGTGTCGGAGAGGGACTTTGTAGTGATGAAGATGGATGTAGAAGGGACCGAATTCAATTTGATACCAAGATTGATCGAGACTGGAGCTATTTGCTTAATTGATGAGGTCTTTCTTGAATGCCATTACAACAGGTGGCAGAAATGTTGCCCTGGCGAAAGGTCTTCCAAATATGAGAAGACATATGGTCAGTGTTTGGAGCTTTATACTTCACTTAGAGAGAGTGGAGTTCTTGTCCATCAGTGGTGGTGA